A genomic window from Candidatus Methylomirabilota bacterium includes:
- a CDS encoding HD domain-containing phosphohydrolase, producing the protein MSEPSVPRQVLIVEDDAKVRGALREVFVTDGYQCRVAANGREGLDAFQRERPPLTLTDIKMPVMDGLEFLKRARAIDGDAAIIVITGVGDVKTAIESLKCGAYDFIVKPVNVEEVLIAAERALERRQLLMERREYHTLLERRVAEATRDLAAALNELEDTYRTTLEALGSALDTRDVGTHAHSRRVVGYSLALARAHSLPESQMRDIEHGVLLHDIGKIGIPDGILLKPGPLGPEEWKIMRTHPDLGRRLVEPIPFLRGAVPIVYHHHERWDGTGYPAGLRGETIPLSARIFAVADAFDAMTFDRPYSVAISFEAARREIERCSGTHFDPAVVETFLKLPLELLETIRNGSGNAGQPVTKGPLMREH; encoded by the coding sequence ATGAGCGAGCCCTCGGTCCCCAGGCAGGTGCTCATCGTCGAGGACGACGCCAAGGTCCGCGGCGCCCTGCGCGAGGTTTTCGTCACCGACGGCTACCAGTGCCGCGTGGCGGCCAACGGGCGCGAGGGGCTGGACGCCTTCCAGCGGGAGCGCCCGCCCCTGACGTTGACCGACATCAAGATGCCCGTGATGGACGGGCTCGAGTTCCTCAAGCGCGCCCGAGCCATAGACGGCGACGCGGCGATCATCGTCATCACCGGCGTTGGTGACGTAAAGACCGCCATCGAAAGCCTCAAGTGCGGGGCGTACGATTTCATCGTCAAGCCCGTGAACGTCGAGGAGGTCCTCATCGCGGCCGAGCGGGCGCTCGAGCGGCGGCAGCTGCTCATGGAGCGGCGCGAGTACCACACGCTGCTGGAGCGGCGCGTGGCCGAGGCGACGAGGGACCTGGCCGCCGCGCTGAATGAGCTCGAGGATACCTATCGGACGACGCTCGAGGCCCTGGGCTCGGCGCTCGACACGCGGGACGTCGGCACGCACGCGCACTCGCGTCGGGTCGTCGGCTACTCCCTCGCGCTCGCGCGGGCCCACAGCCTGCCGGAAAGCCAGATGCGCGACATCGAACACGGCGTGCTGCTCCACGACATCGGAAAGATCGGCATCCCCGACGGCATCCTGCTCAAGCCGGGGCCGCTGGGGCCGGAAGAGTGGAAGATCATGCGCACCCACCCCGACCTGGGCCGCCGGCTCGTCGAGCCCATTCCCTTCCTGCGGGGCGCCGTGCCCATCGTCTACCACCACCATGAGCGGTGGGACGGGACGGGCTACCCGGCGGGGCTCCGCGGCGAGACGATCCCGCTCAGCGCGCGCATCTTCGCGGTCGCCGATGCCTTCGACGCCATGACGTTCGACCGGCCGTACTCGGTCGCCATCTCCTTCGAGGCGGCCCGCCGCGAGATCGAGCGCTGCTCCGGCACGCACTTCGACCCCGCGGTGGTCGAGACCTTCTTGAAGCTCCCCCTGGAGCTGCTGGAGACCATCCGGAACGGATCGGGAAATGC
- a CDS encoding cysteine desulfurase family protein — translation MERGGAAPDRVYLDYAGFSPVDPRVLAVMRPFLEAGIGNPSAPHSLGSEALESLEAARAKVARLVGGAAPGVIFTSGATEANNLAIRGIALRGGDRPRHVVTSAAEHISVLNACRDLEKAGDAVSILPVDAEGRVDPEAVRTALRPETVLVSIGAACAEIGTLQPLGDIARITRAAGVPLHVDAVGALGRVPFAAEAVGLDLVTLSSNDLYGPPGAGALWVRPGIKLLPQMLGGGQEGGYRSGTENLPALVGLGVAAELMRAETGHGEPARLAALRDRIVDALAASIPDCRLTGSRAERLPHHASFVFRGVKADSVLLDLDLCGVAASSGSACAQRTGTPSQVLRAIGCAPEEMEGSLCFTLGRWSTLAEVDAVLARLPPIVLRLRALTLPAPR, via the coding sequence GTGGAGCGCGGGGGCGCTGCTCCCGACAGGGTCTACCTCGACTACGCGGGGTTCTCGCCGGTAGATCCGCGCGTCCTCGCCGTGATGCGGCCCTTCCTCGAGGCCGGCATCGGCAATCCTTCCGCGCCCCACTCCCTCGGCTCCGAGGCCCTCGAGTCGCTCGAAGCGGCCCGTGCCAAGGTTGCCCGGCTCGTGGGCGGCGCGGCGCCGGGCGTCATCTTCACCTCGGGCGCCACCGAGGCCAACAACCTCGCGATCCGCGGCATCGCGCTGCGCGGCGGCGACAGGCCCCGCCACGTCGTCACGTCGGCCGCGGAGCACATCTCGGTGCTCAACGCCTGCCGCGATCTCGAGAAGGCCGGCGACGCCGTGAGCATCCTTCCTGTCGATGCCGAGGGACGCGTCGATCCCGAGGCGGTGAGGACGGCCCTGCGGCCCGAGACCGTCCTCGTCTCGATCGGCGCCGCCTGCGCGGAGATCGGCACGCTCCAGCCGCTGGGCGACATCGCGCGGATCACGCGCGCGGCGGGCGTGCCGCTCCATGTGGATGCCGTCGGCGCCCTGGGGCGGGTGCCGTTCGCCGCCGAAGCCGTGGGCCTCGACCTGGTGACCCTGTCGAGCAACGATCTCTACGGCCCTCCGGGAGCGGGGGCGCTCTGGGTCAGGCCGGGAATCAAGCTCCTGCCGCAGATGTTGGGAGGCGGGCAGGAGGGCGGCTACCGATCCGGCACGGAGAACCTGCCCGCCCTGGTCGGGCTCGGCGTTGCGGCCGAGCTGATGCGGGCCGAGACGGGCCACGGCGAGCCCGCGCGCCTCGCCGCGCTCCGCGATCGCATCGTGGACGCGCTGGCCGCCTCCATCCCGGACTGCCGGCTGACGGGCTCGCGCGCGGAGCGGCTGCCTCACCACGCGAGCTTCGTGTTCCGAGGGGTCAAGGCCGACAGCGTGCTCCTCGACCTGGATCTCTGCGGCGTGGCGGCCTCGTCGGGCTCGGCCTGCGCGCAGCGGACCGGCACGCCGTCCCAGGTGCTCCGGGCCATCGGCTGCGCCCCCGAGGAGATGGAGGGCTCGCTCTGCTTCACGCTGGGCCGC
- a CDS encoding GGDEF domain-containing protein, whose product MAQAKRAVRPKPEEPTLVAGGARRTIMLALWLTSFIPLMVVAYSFYAYLLPLLDHTRQVRDLPWLQALLVFTGLLMAVGGVLIWGLTRALPRPEPAAQTPAPAPERPQAASKNLDDADGLLHSFSRMLAPIEQQAAALDRYATRLDNAYQELESTNARLKEFSFKDEVTGLYNRRFFSIRLEEEVSRYRRFNHPVSVVLLDLDAFKSVNDELGHAAGDETLRGMAEILLRHSRGINVICRYGGDEFAVLLVETSKAGARLYADRIRYVLSSYQFGHRRRVTASFGIASLPEDVAPTADDLIQAADEALYAAKRAGKNRVSVHEDVVVAQPAASEAKVE is encoded by the coding sequence ATGGCTCAGGCCAAGCGAGCGGTGAGACCCAAGCCCGAGGAGCCCACCCTGGTTGCGGGCGGCGCACGGCGCACCATCATGCTCGCCCTGTGGCTGACCTCCTTCATCCCGCTTATGGTGGTCGCCTACAGCTTCTACGCGTATCTCCTGCCGCTGCTCGACCACACCCGGCAGGTCCGCGACCTGCCCTGGCTTCAGGCCCTGCTCGTCTTCACCGGGCTCCTGATGGCGGTGGGCGGCGTGCTCATCTGGGGTCTGACGCGCGCGCTCCCTCGCCCCGAGCCGGCCGCCCAGACGCCCGCGCCGGCGCCAGAGCGCCCGCAGGCGGCGTCGAAAAATCTGGACGACGCCGACGGGCTGCTGCACTCCTTCTCCCGCATGCTCGCGCCCATCGAGCAGCAGGCGGCGGCACTCGACCGCTACGCCACGCGCCTCGACAACGCCTACCAGGAGCTCGAGTCCACCAACGCCCGCCTCAAGGAGTTCTCCTTCAAGGACGAGGTGACGGGGCTCTACAACCGGCGCTTCTTCTCGATCCGTCTCGAGGAAGAGGTCTCGCGGTACCGCCGCTTCAACCACCCCGTCTCGGTCGTGCTCCTCGACCTCGACGCCTTCAAATCTGTCAATGACGAGCTCGGCCACGCCGCAGGCGACGAAACGCTGCGGGGCATGGCCGAGATTCTCCTCCGGCACTCGCGCGGCATCAACGTCATCTGCCGCTACGGCGGCGACGAGTTCGCCGTCCTCCTGGTCGAGACCTCCAAGGCGGGCGCGCGGCTGTACGCCGACCGAATCCGCTACGTGCTCTCCTCGTACCAGTTCGGCCACCGTCGGCGCGTGACGGCGAGCTTCGGCATCGCCTCCCTGCCCGAGGACGTGGCGCCCACGGCGGACGACCTGATCCAGGCCGCCGATGAGGCGCTGTACGCGGCCAAGCGCGCCGGCAAGAACCGCGTCTCAGTCCACGAGGACGTCGTCGTGGCGCAGCCCGCGGCTTCCGAGGCCAAGGTCGAATGA
- a CDS encoding sulfurtransferase TusA family protein, with protein MATEPKVFIPDREIDCIGLFCPMPIVKTREAIRVMRPGELVAMLSDDPASDADMRSWCQITGNELVEVSREDGVYRFLVRKTR; from the coding sequence ATGGCGACCGAGCCAAAAGTGTTCATTCCCGACAGGGAGATCGACTGCATCGGGCTCTTCTGCCCAATGCCGATCGTCAAGACCCGCGAGGCCATCCGGGTCATGCGTCCCGGAGAGCTTGTGGCCATGCTCTCGGACGATCCGGCCTCGGACGCCGACATGCGGAGCTGGTGCCAGATCACCGGTAACGAGCTGGTGGAGGTCTCGCGGGAGGACGGCGTGTACCGCTTCCTGGTCAGGAAGACCCGGTAG